The sequence GAATTTAAATAGTAGTAAACAGGCTTTGATCCTGGCCAGAGCACAGTGCAAAATGGTCACCTACAGGGAACAAATTGGCCACTGTCACTTCTTGAATCATGTTGACATGTTGGAAGAAGCCACACAACAGTACTATTAGATCAGAGGTGCCCATCCTTTGGCTCTCTAGCCGTTTCAAAaattacatctcccagcatgccatgACAACTACAAGATGTCAGgatgtgctgggagttgtagtttttcaacaggttTACAGAACACTGCTATAAGAGTAGCATCCTCTAGAGCAGTGGCTCCAACCTGtggcaaaattacaactcccagtatgtcaAGTGCAGAAGAGTTGGGAACCCTCCATATGGTCGGCCAGTCCCACCAaaatctaatatgtatggccagcCAAACAGGTCTATAGCCAGCCAAACAGGTAGTAGATTCTTTGAAAGGATCCCAgctcttaaatgggttttccaagatttcattactggtgacctatcctcaggatagatcatcagtatctgattggtggtagTCCGacacagttgtttgagaaggcactgtgaGCCATggctttctctcagcttttcctaggccagtgaccacatgttcatcggtcacgtggcctaggctaagtgaatggggctgagcaggattaagcacagcctctatacaatgtacagcgctgtgcttggtaagctgcaagaaggccacgGCAGTCACAGGAGCagcagtgtcttctcaaacagctgatcagtgggagtcccgggtgttgaacccccaccgatcaggtactgatgacctatcctgacgataggtcatcagtaaaaaaaaaatctctgaaaacccttttaatctaAAAGTCCTTCATTAGAGCAGAAATCCTCAAAACTTCACTACAAAACATCATTGTAAGAGTGTATCCACAATGTATATctaatttattattatatatatattttttttaagatcATTTTATGGGGCAGAACAGAAAAATGCCTCAAAGAAACAGCTGAAGAAATAAAGCAAATGGGGGCTGAATGCCATTATTTTGTTTGTGATGTTGGCAATAGAGAAGAAGTTTACCAGCAAGCAAAAGCGGTCAGGGAAAAGGTAAGACCCAGAGGTGTACGTACATAGAGGCAGCCCATGTGGTGACTGGGGGGTTCTATTTCAGGCTTTTCCAATTTAATGGGAAGGAGAAACTTGACAGGGATGTTGTCTCTACAAGGCAAAAGGTACTAGGGTACATTGTATCGTACCttttgtgtgaacatacccactTCACTTCTGGGACCTGCAGAGCAAGTACCATTAAGCTATGTAATTGGAACTTTTTATTGTGACTTTGAAGTAGACTTATGAAGATGAGATGGGGCATATAAGGGCTAACTTTCTCAGGTGAATGGTACTCTGGTAGTGTTAAGCCGCTCCTGAAGGGTAACTTTTTAAATTGCTATGGGGCTAGCTTCCTCTATATGCTCTGCACCCAAGACCACTGTGGATACCAGGGAATTTCCTTTTGGGACCTAACACTTTAACTTATATATGATCCTTCCCAGTGCAGATGCATTAGATTATACTTTCATTTAGCTTGAGCCATATAATAATTTATTCTGTATTtcatgcacatttttttttttaggtgggtgATGTCACCATTTTAGTAAATAATGCTGCAGTGGTTCATGGGAAGAGCCTAATGGACAGCGATGACGATGCTCTTCTGAAGTCCCAGCACATAAACACATTAGGACAGTTTTGGGTGAGTTGTTTTTCTACAGCCTCCATTATTAAAACACTCTGGGTGGGGGGATTgttaaaggaattctgtcaccaggtttcacccctgtcagctaaacatatgctgatgttcagggcctcatcaggattcctaatgtgggcttataaatgtgatctgtagccttattttgctaaaaaacaggttttactaacctgtcactcaaagaaataaggtgcccaagggggatgtcaagggatgcaaggtgcccgccgcacccaccgccgttcgtgcccagcgccgcctttccagacttctgcaccgcctcctaatcctctgtgccgcctctcgctctccctccatcccccctcctccctcctcctgctgtaagatcttgcgcgtgcgcaaagggctctgcctgatgcgcccgtgcggacttctcgatttggcttcttgaagcgaagtgcgcatgcgccggcacttcgctcaacccaggtatgacctgcactctggcgccagcctctcagagccctgtgcgcacgtgcgatatcttacagcaggaggaggagggagggagggagagcgagaggcggcacagaggattaggaggcggtgcagaagtctggaaaggcggcgctgggcacaaacggcggtgggtgcggcgggcaccttgcatcccctgacatccccttgggcaccttatttctttgagtgacaggttagtaaaacctgttttttagcaaaataaggctacggatcacatttagaagcccacattaggaatcctgatgaggccctgaacatcagcatatgtttagctgacaggggtgaaacctggtgacagaatccctttaagacctgATCTTAACCTGTTCCCTGGAGTAACAGTCAACAAATATATTAAGGAGAACACACCTCTTAATAAGTTTGGCACTTCTGTGGGGAGTATGTGCACCAAAGAACCAAATTTGTGCCTGCTGTCAACAAGTGTAGATTTGCGCAATTTTTTTACTTAAATCTGTAAATCTGTAGGGCTATGGGAGACAGATTTACGATTACCATTACAATTTAGAGGGACTAAACCCCActcaatttatttatattttttggtcacttaaaaagtttcatttttaaATCTACTTCAGTATTAGAAATGTACTCTGCCCTGAACTGAATTAGCAAAGCATGCAAGAGTATCTTTATTATTACTGTTGTACATGCTGGAATGTCTGGAGACTTCACGCCAAAGGGCAATCATGTCTGGAGATTAAGAAGTGTAGTGAAGAGTCTGTGTATACTTGAAGATAAGTTGGGATTACAACCTTTGAGCATAGATATAATGTGTCCAAGAGACCCAAACCCCCAATAATTCAACTTAGATCAGCATAGGGTTCCATGTTGATATAAGTTCAGTAGAGTCGTGAGGGGTCCCGATGTCCCACTCATGTATAATGTGCCTATTCTAGTACGTATGGTTAAATGTTGGGGGAAAATGGTTCAATTCTTTTTCCATAGTAATAAATTTGGCATGGGTTTGTTCAGTGGACCTATCTGAAATGTAGCCTGCACTATCAGTGTCTTTTTGGTACCTGCTGTGTATAATATAATCTTTCACTGATATTTTGTCTTGTTGCAGACGACTAAAGCTTTCCTGCCACGCATGTTGGAATTACAGAATGGACACATTGTTTGCATAAACTCTGTGCTGGCCTTATCAGCAATCCCTGGTGCCATTGACTACTGCACTTCTAAAGCCTCCTCTTTTGCTTTTATGGAAAGCCTGACCTTGGGGCTGTTGGATTGCCCGGGTGTCAACGCAACAACAGTATTACCCTTTCATACGAACACTGAGATGTTTCAAGGAATGCGAGTCAGGTTTGTGCAGATTACATATTTTAGAGGCTTGTAGGGTTTCATTCAGTGGAGACCATGTTTATGATGAAGCAGATGGCACATTTCCACTGCAGAAAAGTGAGGTGAGATCAGTAGGTCCTCATTGAAGGTTGGAGTCTCTTTGAGAACCAACTGGTTAATTTCAAGCAATTTTGTTAGTGCAGCAGAGTAAGCCTACTGACTTTCCTTATGACAAACTAGTGCAGAAAATAAATGGCTAAATCATAAATTGAGCCTTGCTACGTGTACAGTAGACATCAATGCACTTGCTTAGGGAACCTAGGACAAAGATATATTGACTTTTTAAACCATATCCTGTTCTCATCGAGTGATCTAATGACATTTGAGGTCCCACCTAAGAAATTTTGGGTCCGATCCAGAATAATCATCGTGAGTCAATGCACTGTACTTAATTTACAGCCGCTGATACGTGAGCTCTATTCATTACTGTGATTTGGAGAGTGAGGCAGACACCCAATAAATGTCAAAATGCAAAGTGTTACAGTCACACCCAATAAAATGCCCATGTCCCCTGGATCCTCTTGGCCATGGAGCAGTGCCATGACTCATTGTCTTGTTTCTCACAAATGTTGCTAGACATAACTGTATAAATatattgttttcttattttctAGGTTTCCAAATCTATTCCCTCCTCTGAAGCCAGAAACTGTAGCTAGGAGGACAGTGGAAGCTGTTCAGAAGAATCACGCTCTGTTACTGCTCCCTTGGACAATGCACCTTCTTGTCATCCTTAAAAGGTAAGGAGACCACTGTTGTGGTGGGAAGCTCATGATGGGCTCCTCAAGGTCTACAAATTCCTTTATGTGTAAAGTGGTTACTGCTAGAGCTGTAACCACTGGGGCCCCACTGTTGAACCAAATGGGGGCTCACTATACCAAGACAAAATCCAACAGAAAGAATTCAGGGCATGAAGAGCTTATGATAATTTTTCTTGGTGATTTGATCTTAAAATTTCTACTGCCCTTCTACGAGCCGCAGTTGTAACTGTGAATGGAGGTAGAGTTCCTTTTAGCTGCTAAGCCTACATTACTGGCAGTTATGCCCATAATTACCGCACATTAGAAGCTGATTCTCATTATTAAAGCTGTTCATGGCTCGGTAGTACCTCAGTGGGTGGAAATGGTAAAGCCACAGATTTAAAGCCTACCAGGCCATAGTCTGCATCGATCTGGTAGGTGCTCCCATCATTCACATCAGTCTAGcactgtacagatgtagcagacttTATTTAGTCATATAGCACTTGGTTTAATTTAGTTCTTGCATTGCGGCTCAAGCTGACTATGCGACCTGTTAGCATATGCTGCAGATTGTGATGAGACCTTCTGATAATTTAATGCATATGAAAGAGTAAATTTAGGGTGTCCGTTAGCTAATTTGTATCGGAGTGTCATGACTCTCCCcaaagacatgttagatttccagGGGGAGAGGAGCCACCACCAGAGGGGTCTGACAGCAGCTTTTTACCCTCTCCCCCATAAAAAACATGCATGCTTGAACATCTTAAGATGAGCTATAGCAAATTTGTCTCAATTACATTTGTATGATTAGCATATTTGATAGGCCCTTCATTCCCTCTGCTCCTCCTCAGATTACCATGCCTCTTtctgacattttattttcttCACCGGTGTTTTATTTTCTTAAGTTCTGTTGAAGGCCTCTTTCAGCATCCTGTGTTCTCATCTTATTTTTGTCAGCAGTAAGACCAGTAGCATTTCCTTCCCCTTTTGTAGACACAAAACCACAGGTCGTTTCAGTTTCATGTCCTTTCTTCTCCACATCAGCCATGATATAGTTTGTTTATTTTGTGTTTCTGCAGCATTCTTCCCCAGTCGGCACTTGAAGAAATCCATAGGTTTTCTGGATCTTATACTTGTATGAACACGTTTAAAGGGAGGACATAGATTCAGCTGAAGAATAAAGAAATAGTTAATAAAGCAGAAATGGAGACCCCTCCCTAAAAACCATCCAGACCATGGTTGTGAAGCATCGAGTCTTCGGATCTACAAAGGCTTTTGAAGCAACGTTGATCTTCGAGATCACAGACATTGCAGTACGGCCTCTGTTCAGGCCCTGATATTGCTGAACTGTAACGTACCTGGAGGTTAAAGGCCGATTTTACGTTTTGAACTTTTTTAATAGAATTTTATTGTTTAAATCGACCAATAGTGTAAAGCTTCACACATCTCTTTTAAAGTTCTGTGTTTTAATTGGGTTATTCTACTGGTCACGTGTGGAATCTCATCTCCACTTTTCAGTCCTCCAAAAATACAATAGTTGATTAGCTTTGCTGTTCCAACATTTTATtcttaagtgtgtgtgtgtctcttggGGTATATTCACATGCGTTAGATTTGTTGCATATATTTCTGCAGTGGAAAATGTGTTCCATACATCTAAATGGGGTTGTTTGGATGGCAATTACATGGATTTCCAGAAGCCCCTTTCAGATGCCATGTGTGAATTCACCCTCATTGTGAGTTTTTTGTTTTTCGGATATGCCCCTTTCTATATGTCTTTACCTCACCCACTTTGTCACGTGTTTTGTTAAAATATTTTTAGGTGTTTCTgtgtatgtttgtttgtttttttttccccctttctgGTCTACAATTttactttttatgtttttattttttatgatctgTATATTTTTAGAATGTTTCTGGGTGTTTTTGTCTTAAATGTTTTTTCTGTGCTTTTTGTGAGTTTTCTTCATTCCCTCTACAAAGCAATCACTGTTCTACTTCAACTTACAGTCAAGtagttttattatatattttttttataactaacCTTCTTGGGGAGCAGTTGTTTTTTAAGGGCTTGAAGAAGAAAATCAGGTTTTGTACAGTTTTAAGTCCTATTTAAAAATAGCGAGAAGGAACCATTTGTTCGCACTTTGACATTCATGTAGACATAGATCACAAATGTCAAAAATGACAATAAATCTTGCATTGTATACAGCGTTTTCACCAGAGCAACACAAGTGCCACAGTCTGTTTTAGTTACTTGTTTGTTGAATTACTGAAATTAAAATATTTGAAAATAATATTAATGAGGAGTCTCTTATGTTTTATAATGAAAATAATGAAATGATGTGctgtaagaaaaatatatagaaatggtaCATCAACATTTTATTGGCCACTTATTTTACATAGGGACATAATTTCATCCAAATTTAACAGAAATATAAATTCTGTTTCTTCCTCTTGATTGTAGTTTGATATACAGAATTAGGGctataaagaaaaaatgtgggggattgagtcagcacaacctgtatgtaggtgcacatcactatggcgaaatacatatacaaacggaaaatacaaatgtgatagcactctacatccagtattctgccctgcctccatgctggatgaggcattggtgtacattttggccaaagcgtaataagccactcaccacgtcaaggtcgcctctaatgagtggtccctaacactagttcctacctgttcatgggccatgacagccacacaaaatccagggaatgcaggtcagcatacacgccaagcacactctgcttttaatcccgtccggtgccattacagctttcatcggatccagggatgcaccaacatgcacgctgagcccaccatatacttctcccggagccaaatggctactggtaggttctatataagcagactcagttttatactgactttaaaaccagcctccaggacagattgactggtcaggtgtgcatgactccaaggagatcgccacgcctccaatatatactacaaagaaaaaatgtgggggattgagtcagcacaacctgtatgtaggtgcacatcactatggtgaaatacatatacaaacggaaaatacaaatgtgatagcactctacatccagcattctgccctgcctccatgctggatgaggcattggtgtacattttggccaaagcgtaataagccactcaccacgtcaaggtcgcctctaatgagtggtccctaacactagttcctacctgttcatgggccatgacagccacacaaaatccagggaatgaaggtcagcatacacgccaagcacactctgcttttaaccccgtccggtgccattacagctttcatcggatccagggatgcaagtaccaacatgcacgctgagcccaccatatacttctcctggagccaaatggctactggtaggttatatataagcagactcagttttatactgactttaaaaccagcctccaggacagattgactggtcaggtgtgcatgactccaaggagatcgccacgcctccaatatatactacaaagaaaaaatgtgggggattgagtcagcacaacctgtatgtaggatgCacttcactatggcgaaatacatatacaaacggaaaatacaaatgtgatagcactctacattcagcattctgccctgcctccatgctggatgaggcattggtgtacattttggccaaagcgtaataagccactcaccacgtcaaggtcgcctctaatgagtggtccctaacactagttccggcgatctccttggagtcatgcacacctgaccagtcaatctgtcctggaggctggttttaaagtcagtataaaacggagtctgcttatatagaacctaccagtagccatttggctccaggagaagtatatggtgggttcagcgtgcatgttggtacttgcatccctggatccgatgaaagctgtaatggcaccggacggggttaaaagcagagtgtgcttggcgtgtatgctgacctgcatttcctggattttgtgtggctgtcatggcccatgaacaggtaggaactagtgttagagaccactcattagaggcaaccttgacgtggtgagtggcttattaggctttggccaaaatgtacaccaatgcctcatccagcatggaggcagggcagaatgctggatgtagagtgctatcacatttgtattttccgtttgtatatgtatttcgccatagtgatctgcacctacaggcgggttgtgctgactcaatcccccacattttttctttgtagtatatattggaggcgtggcgatcttcttggagtcatgcacacctgaccagtcaatctgtcctggaggctggttttaaagtcagtataaaactgagtctgcttatatagaacctaccagtagccatttgactccaggagaagtatatggtgggctcagcgtgcatgttggtacttgcatccctggatccgatgaaagctgtaatggcaccggacggggttaaaagcagagtgtgcttggcgtgaatgctgacctgcattccctggattttgtgtggctgtcatggcccatgaacaggtaggaactagtgttagggaccactcattagaggcgaccttgacgtggtgagtggcttattaggctttggccaaaatgtacaccaatgcctcatccagcatggaggcagtgcagaatgctggatgcagagtgctatcacatttgtattttccagaATTAGGGCTATGTATGTACTTTTTTTGCAGTATGTTGaaggagttttctgagattttgatattgatgacctatcctcaggatacgtgatcaatatcagattggtgagggtctgacactcagGACCCCCTGTTTATCAACTGTTGGAGGTGGTCGCCGCGCTCAAGCCTCCACACAGcttactaaacacagctctgtaCATTAGATTGCGGCTGTGCTTGGAATgatagctcagctccattcacttgagttgtgcctagaccatgtgaccgatggaTGTGGCGTCACTGCCTTTAGGAAGTATCTCACTGGGGTATgtggcttcttcaaacagctgatcgacggggggtgCCAGAAGTGATACccccccaatctgatattgatgacctatcctgaggtcatcaaGATCAAACACTTATAGAACCCTTTTAAAGAGCTCCCCTAAAACAACTGAAAAGGGATGACAAATTCAGGATCAGTTGACGGATGCATCATGATCAAACAACTAATTCCCATTAGAGAGCACACAGATATTAGACCTTGTATTACATAATATTGCTGCCAGGCTTTAGCGCTTATGCACTCAAAGACTTGTGtaaatctgtgtatgacacatatgGAGGTATTTTCTGCTGGTTCCTGTACAGGAGAAACCATGGCCTGCTACATTAGAGTTTGCTTGAACAGATATATTTACCCCTAGAAACTGTACATACAGCAGCAGCACAAGTAGGGTGTATGGCTCAATGTGTTCGTGTATCAGCCCGTCTGTCAGCATCCAGCAATACCAGGATGAACAATGCTACTATGTCTCATCTACGAATCATAAACGATAAGATAAAAAAAGGTCTATGGATGCCTGCAGCATATTTACCAATGAAGTTGTTATCATTCAATTGCCTATAATATTATGTTTACCACAGAGAATTATACCTAAAATTGTAAAAACCACATAGCAGTGCCCACAGCATTATATCTGCTAGAGAATGAAGATGCCAATGTGCCAGCCACACTGCCTCAGTATTATAAATGCACTTGCCTTGGCCTTAGACCTGCAATGCTGATGGAATGGAAGCTTTTCTGTTGCCAGTCTCTCAAGCCCTGGAGAGTTATGCCTAATTCATACATCAGTCttttggtcagtaatttccaccagtgattgtgagccaaaaccaggagcctCGAAAGACATAAGGTAAAGGGAAATATCTGCAACGGTTCTGTGTTTAGAGTCGCACCTGGTATTGGCtcacactgatggaaatcactgaccgaaacactgacgtgtgaatgaggccttactgcAAAAAATGAATGTGTTCTGTTAAAGCAGATTTGTGGTAACCTAGGTCATTGGTGGAACCCAGGACAATATCATATGTGCAGTCTCTTCATGGGGgttaaagagtaaaaaaaaaacagttgcaGCCTGTATTATATGTTACTGTTGCAGCCTGTATTATATGTCAGagatgcattcacaattctgctggtggtCAACAGGCTTATTGTCACGCACACAACTATCATCTCATTCGAGTTTTTGTAAAGCATGGGGGATAGTTAGTGCCCATTTAGATGGGCCAAGAATCAGGTCAATTATCATGGATGAACATTCATACAAATGCTCCTTATTGGTAGTTGCACCAGTTAAAGGTTCCACCTGATCACCTGACAAATAAGCAATCATGCAGCATCTTTCATGCGGCACATtgccctgtgtaatcagggatgtggtGCCAAAAAACTATTCGGGTCACCCTTGTGCCTGAATTTAAGTGCACACAAGATATTTCCATCATCCTTGCCAATGGGGGATGGCGAGGACTAGGTGGGGGTGTAGCAGGGCCATCAGCCCAGGCAAATTTACCAGCATTTAGACCAGTTCCCAAATGTAAATGAAAACTGAAATCTAATCCAGTCCTGGGCTCAAGTAGGTTTCAATCTAGGCAggctgctggaggatgcacctaGTTTATGGAAAGGCCTGTGGCTCGTCATAAATTAACCGCAtccatcagcagcacagggggaccaGCGTAAAATGCTGGTCTTTGTTAAATGACCCCTAATGAATCTATGTGGGGATGAATTGAGTGTGCCACGGTTGCCTACCAGGTGCTCTCcacaaggagaaatagtaccccccaaatcctgacaaaGGCCTCTCactcagttaaaggggtattcctgttacattgttatcccctatccacaagatgGCCGAGCGCTGAACTCGGCTATCTGCAGACCTCCCATATAAATAAATGCATGACCGACCGTTCCATTCATTTTAAGGGGCtgctgtcacgcttcggtgtgggatggaaacaccacaccgaggataggagggaaaggggggaacagggaatcaggcctgagaactagtgaaggaagatggacacctcctagtgaaaaccctaaccaaaatcctgactgactactggtatgaacagaccccaaaggtaggtgagttcatacgcaggaatacctggaGTCCTATCTAGCCTTCCTCCAAaatgaaggacgaacaggagtctccttcaggcctaatacaaacaattggGAAATGCAacgcacagaacccaaacaaaatacaaaagggaaaggaaagacttcaaagaagcaatggaagcaccaggaactcagaggagatccaaccacaatctatccaaaggtccaaacagaagctataaaccgcacagcattgtgggagaagcaactataaatagagaagatcaaattaccataatagccacacctggggaaagaaggtatagcaagcaccagaaacaacacagacgtcatttgatccaaacggaaaacatgtcagatcaaaccacgtgttgccagtctcacggatctcctgccacctgttgcgggaacgtccgtgacagctgCAGGATGTATGGGGCTcccattcttgtgattggtggggggcccagcggttggacccccaccaatctaatacttATCCCCTTTGCACTGATGAGGAGCAGTTactccaaaacagctgtctgcagttgAGGCACTAGCTTAGACATAATCCTAAATTTTGTctagaggcctgtttaaaagatcgaacattgacttatagaacAGCTAACTTACCTCTGGTGGCATAAGAGGCCGAgccttcttttctttttggaaagagCGCTAATTTGTGCGCCTTTTTCCCAGGGAAGCATTGCATGACCTTTAAAACTCCTGATGCCTATTGGGCGCTCTCCACAAAAAGAAATactacatccccccccccttcctggatGATTGGGAACAAACAGTTTGTTTCCTATCATTGCTTTGTGCATCAACCCATGTAAATAAACACTTCGTTTTCCCTTCATTAGATTACCATACAGAGTCTGTGGTAAATATGACAATACCCAGAATGTAAATCACCAGAATTGACTCAGTGCAAATACTGCACTCTCAAGGAattatgggagattttaactggcATAATTgtcaatgcagctctggagtattatacgGACTTTAGTTCAGGATCCTTACAAATAGTGAAATGTATTTAAGAAGTCACTGTACTTTTATGTAGATTCATTGTTCTGTGGTCTATATTACTTTAcagggtctgatctgtggtctatATTTATTTTTGGTGTATGATGAAAGGGGTCATATGTACTGTTTGTGATTCGGATGCTGTAGAGTAGGGAATGTCCTATATACAGTAAATGGGCATATGACCAAAAAATTTGCCTGGCCCATTGCTTCGTAAGGCCCTTTTCAGAATCTCTCTGATATCTGTTCTATAAAGTTGAATAAATAGGATTTCCACTTTTATGGCCTGTCTTCCATATTTCACCATACCTACTTGTTTCTTATGAACTGCTTGGCACCCAATTACCTCTTAGATATTTCTGTTTTGGTAGGCCATGCACATGGTCTACTGAAGAATGCCTCATCTCTTTAGATGCTTGGAGGTTGCAAGAGCTTGGAGAAGATCTCATTCATGTAAAACATCCCAGAGCTGGTTGATTTGTCACTCATGTTATTTCCTAAGGAAATATTAAGTTATTATGACCTCCAATCAGTTGTGGTCTTGTCATCTTTAGAATCAGTGGAAAATGTGTAATGGTTCTCAAGTGAGAGAGTTTTCCTTCTTATAGTTCTAGCCTTTTAGATGTTACTGTATGAAGAGCTGTTTGTGTGATTTTTCTGACAGTGTTTTATGGCCATTTCTAGATGTTAATGGGTTATATCAACAACAGACAGATGAACAGATAAAAGAGAACATGACAACTGCACAGATCGCACTGCGGGAATATGCAGCCAGTTGCCCCAGTTGTGGATAAGAATAAGAATTCCTGAGCCTCAATGATAATGCTGTTTTGCttgcac is a genomic window of Bufo bufo chromosome 1, aBufBuf1.1, whole genome shotgun sequence containing:
- the DHRS3 gene encoding short-chain dehydrogenase/reductase 3, producing MVNFARDWHGGISMDWRCLGKLLLLPVQIVLCVLRAAACLVVPTRLRDLRGDTVLITGGGRGIGRHLAREFAKQGAKKIILWGRTEKCLKETAEEIKQMGAECHYFVCDVGNREEVYQQAKAVREKVGDVTILVNNAAVVHGKSLMDSDDDALLKSQHINTLGQFWTTKAFLPRMLELQNGHIVCINSVLALSAIPGAIDYCTSKASSFAFMESLTLGLLDCPGVNATTVLPFHTNTEMFQGMRVRFPNLFPPLKPETVARRTVEAVQKNHALLLLPWTMHLLVILKSILPQSALEEIHRFSGSYTCMNTFKGRT